In Armatimonadota bacterium, the following are encoded in one genomic region:
- a CDS encoding hydroxyacid dehydrogenase, with product MPVRSHAAGVAGACRAPAGSSPRGHAVSRTVLVTARAFRDAPGEHWSILEQAGCQVKISPSQGRLEETALAEMIADCDGAIVGTEPITARVIAGAPRLRVLSRFGTGVDSVDLAAATAAGIVVTVTAGANATAVAELVIGFVLALARGIPRYDARTKRGDWRREVGAEIAGKTLGIVGLGRIGKEVAVRARALGMRVTYFDPVRPTPEEEAALGVTFLALADLLRESDFVSLHAPLAQETVRMIGANELALMRPSAYLINTARGELVDEAALSEALRRGDLAGAALDVRTVEPSQPDDLLCLDSVILTPHAGSQTREAILRMSIIAARNVVSVLAGERPEGVVNPDVYVRACKEGMAGRAHNEGGERRQGRER from the coding sequence ATCCCTGTTCGATCTCACGCGGCCGGCGTCGCGGGCGCTTGCCGGGCTCCAGCAGGGAGCAGCCCCAGGGGACACGCGGTGAGCCGCACGGTTCTGGTGACAGCACGGGCGTTCCGGGACGCGCCGGGAGAACACTGGAGCATCCTTGAACAGGCCGGGTGTCAGGTCAAGATCTCACCTTCCCAGGGGCGGCTGGAGGAGACCGCCCTGGCCGAGATGATCGCGGACTGCGATGGTGCGATTGTCGGCACGGAGCCGATCACAGCGAGGGTGATCGCCGGCGCGCCCCGCCTGCGGGTGCTGTCGCGGTTTGGGACAGGCGTTGACAGCGTTGACCTGGCCGCCGCCACTGCCGCGGGCATTGTTGTTACCGTAACCGCGGGGGCCAACGCGACCGCGGTTGCCGAGCTGGTGATCGGTTTCGTGCTGGCTCTGGCCCGGGGCATTCCCAGGTACGATGCGCGGACGAAGCGCGGGGACTGGCGACGGGAGGTGGGGGCCGAGATCGCCGGCAAGACCCTGGGCATCGTGGGCCTGGGGCGCATCGGCAAGGAGGTTGCCGTCCGCGCGCGGGCGCTTGGGATGCGGGTGACCTACTTCGATCCCGTGCGTCCTACCCCCGAGGAGGAGGCCGCGCTGGGGGTCACCTTCCTGGCGCTTGCGGATCTGCTGCGGGAGTCGGACTTCGTCTCGCTCCACGCCCCGCTCGCGCAGGAAACCGTGCGCATGATCGGAGCCAACGAACTCGCGCTGATGCGGCCATCCGCCTACCTGATCAACACGGCGCGCGGTGAGTTGGTGGACGAGGCGGCCCTCTCAGAGGCGCTGCGCAGGGGCGACCTTGCAGGCGCCGCGCTGGATGTCCGGACGGTCGAGCCCTCCCAGCCAGACGATCTCCTGTGCCTGGATTCGGTGATTCTCACGCCGCATGCGGGCTCCCAGACGCGGGAGGCGATCCTACGGATGAGCATCATTGCCGCCCGAAACGTCGTCTCGGTCCTGGCGGGTGAGCGGCCTGAGGGTGTGGTCAACCCTGATGTCTACGTCCGGGCATGCAAGGAGGGAATGGCAGGGCGTGCCCACAATGAAGGAGGTGAGAGGCGGCAGGGAAGGGAGCGGTAG
- a CDS encoding extracellular solute-binding protein produces MARKRRLIGMLVGLALCVTLLPMGAAGQGKPFSGATLTVFTQNPPYIAKPVQMFAPAWQERTGGKINLVTAPFGELYSKLMSSFALGTAAYDVALFASAWMGDFAGNRYLLDLTDRIKADAGLSWGDILPTYQQTVNWGGLLYALPIDGDVHTVYYRRDALENPKHKARFKAKYGYDLRPPATWKEYRDIAEFFNGWEWAGDGKKRFGVLEAFRRGGQAFWFFMSHAASYVSVPGQRGNMFFDPETMKPQINNPGFVKALEDWVALVKLGPPGMINFDSGDVRSQFAAGVAALALDWGDTGIVGGTDPKSIVRGKIGTIVLPGSSQVYDYKTGKWTTVERPNVAPYLAFGGWVCGVMVTTKNPSAAYDFCRTIAEPKNSYTAVTTAETGLNPFRASHFADTSGWKKFGFVEPDLGSYLGAIKASLAHPNAQLDLKLPGQARYLDAMETQLARAAAGEITPKAALDGAAAEWEKITNDLGRDRMIALYRAWLGLPAK; encoded by the coding sequence ATGGCCCGCAAGAGAAGGCTGATCGGTATGCTGGTCGGCCTCGCCCTTTGTGTTACGCTTCTTCCCATGGGAGCGGCCGGACAGGGGAAGCCGTTCTCGGGCGCTACGCTTACCGTGTTCACCCAGAACCCACCGTACATCGCCAAGCCGGTGCAGATGTTCGCGCCGGCATGGCAGGAGCGCACCGGTGGGAAGATCAACCTTGTGACGGCTCCCTTCGGGGAGTTGTACTCCAAGTTGATGTCCTCCTTCGCCCTGGGGACGGCGGCATATGATGTGGCGCTGTTCGCCTCGGCCTGGATGGGTGACTTCGCCGGCAACCGGTACCTGCTCGATCTGACCGACCGCATCAAGGCCGACGCCGGGCTCAGCTGGGGCGACATCCTGCCTACCTATCAGCAAACAGTCAACTGGGGCGGCCTGCTCTATGCCCTTCCCATTGACGGCGACGTGCACACGGTGTACTACCGGCGCGACGCCCTGGAGAACCCCAAGCACAAGGCCCGGTTCAAGGCCAAGTACGGATACGACCTGCGGCCTCCTGCGACCTGGAAGGAGTATCGCGACATCGCCGAGTTCTTCAACGGCTGGGAATGGGCAGGGGACGGCAAAAAGCGCTTCGGCGTCCTCGAGGCCTTTAGGCGCGGCGGACAGGCGTTCTGGTTCTTCATGTCCCATGCGGCTTCCTATGTGAGCGTGCCGGGCCAGAGGGGGAACATGTTCTTCGACCCGGAGACCATGAAGCCGCAGATCAACAACCCGGGCTTCGTGAAGGCCCTGGAGGATTGGGTGGCCCTGGTCAAGCTGGGCCCGCCCGGCATGATCAACTTCGATTCGGGCGATGTGCGCAGCCAGTTCGCCGCCGGCGTGGCCGCCCTTGCACTCGACTGGGGCGATACCGGGATCGTTGGGGGCACGGATCCCAAGTCCATCGTGCGGGGGAAGATCGGCACCATCGTGCTGCCGGGCTCCTCGCAGGTGTACGACTACAAGACCGGCAAGTGGACGACGGTCGAGCGGCCCAACGTGGCGCCCTACCTGGCCTTCGGCGGCTGGGTCTGCGGTGTGATGGTTACAACCAAGAACCCCTCCGCCGCGTACGACTTCTGCCGGACCATCGCTGAGCCCAAGAACAGCTACACCGCCGTGACCACCGCGGAAACCGGGCTCAACCCGTTCCGCGCGTCCCACTTCGCCGACACCTCGGGCTGGAAGAAGTTTGGGTTCGTTGAGCCAGACCTAGGTTCGTACCTGGGGGCCATCAAGGCCTCGCTTGCTCACCCCAACGCCCAGCTTGACCTGAAGTTGCCTGGGCAGGCGCGCTACCTCGATGCGATGGAGACGCAGCTTGCCCGCGCCGCTGCCGGCGAGATCACTCCCAAGGCCGCCCTGGACGGCGCCGCGGCCGAGTGGGAGAAGATCACCAACGACCTGGGCCGCGACAGGATGATCGCCCTATACCGCGCGTGGCTGGGTCTCCCGGCCAAGTAG
- a CDS encoding sugar ABC transporter permease has translation MSNPRPTQAYRPGQQSAAPFLFPAVGILLLFAVFPFLFTLALTLSRVSLVGGLRLGFGGLANWIRLATDDRFWNSLSNTVLIVAAAVTLELLLGLALALLMNRPLRGGGIFRTVFILPMTLAPIAIGYTWRMLYHETIGPLNALLDMVGLPPVAWTSDRHVAIFAIILTDVWHWTPFMFIVLLAALQALPVEVIEAAQLDGTSGWQLFRHIVFPMLVPTAVAVTLLRTLEAFKIVDEIFIITGGGPGVGTESLTLHAYYVGFLSFDLAYGATIALALFLLVMVSALVLVRVTRRYQAAELWS, from the coding sequence GTGAGCAATCCGCGACCGACCCAGGCGTACCGCCCAGGGCAGCAGTCCGCGGCTCCCTTCCTGTTCCCGGCCGTTGGGATTCTGCTGCTGTTTGCGGTCTTTCCCTTCCTGTTCACGCTGGCCCTGACCCTGAGCCGCGTGTCCCTGGTGGGAGGACTGCGGCTGGGCTTCGGAGGTCTGGCCAACTGGATCCGGCTGGCGACCGACGACCGATTCTGGAACTCGCTGTCAAACACCGTGCTCATCGTGGCGGCCGCGGTTACGCTGGAGCTCCTGCTCGGGCTTGCACTCGCACTGCTGATGAACCGGCCCCTGCGCGGAGGCGGAATCTTCCGCACGGTGTTCATCCTGCCAATGACGCTGGCTCCCATTGCCATCGGCTACACGTGGCGGATGCTCTACCATGAGACCATCGGCCCTCTCAACGCCCTGCTCGACATGGTTGGGCTTCCCCCGGTGGCCTGGACAAGCGACCGGCACGTGGCCATCTTTGCGATCATCCTCACCGATGTCTGGCACTGGACCCCGTTCATGTTCATCGTGCTCCTGGCCGCGCTGCAAGCCCTGCCCGTGGAGGTGATCGAGGCCGCTCAGCTCGACGGGACCTCGGGATGGCAGCTCTTCCGCCACATCGTGTTCCCCATGCTCGTGCCGACCGCGGTGGCGGTGACGCTGCTGCGCACCCTGGAGGCGTTCAAGATCGTGGACGAGATCTTCATCATCACCGGGGGTGGCCCAGGCGTAGGCACGGAGAGCCTGACGCTCCACGCCTACTACGTGGGCTTCCTGTCCTTCGACCTTGCCTACGGCGCCACCATCGCCCTGGCGCTGTTCCTCCTGGTTATGGTGTCGGCCCTTGTCCTGGTGCGCGTGACGCGACGCTACCAGGCGGCGGAGTTGTGGTCATGA
- a CDS encoding carbohydrate ABC transporter permease, translating to MRARGIRLGLIYAALSAWGLFALFPLYWTVIASFKEPLAVSQGATFLPWVDFQPTLSAWRAILFGIEKETVGRPLANSVIIGLGSTLLVVIVGAMAAYGLTRFQVRAGPLGNQDVLFWIVSQRMMPPIVTGLALFLMLRVVGLTDTRAGMVLVYTAFNLPLAVWLMHNFFKQIPPSLEEAALTDGASRAQILWRIVLPVSTPGLVATFLFCLVFAWNEFLLALILTFSEARTMPILIASQHTQRAIEWWSLSAMSLITILPVVLITIGLQRYLVTNVLGGFGR from the coding sequence ATGAGGGCGCGCGGGATCAGGCTCGGGCTCATCTACGCCGCCCTCTCCGCCTGGGGCCTGTTTGCGCTCTTCCCCCTGTACTGGACCGTGATCGCTTCCTTCAAGGAACCCCTGGCCGTGAGCCAGGGAGCCACGTTCCTGCCATGGGTGGACTTCCAGCCCACGCTCTCCGCGTGGCGCGCCATCCTCTTCGGGATAGAGAAGGAGACGGTCGGCCGGCCGCTGGCCAACAGCGTCATCATCGGGCTGGGAAGCACACTCCTCGTCGTGATCGTGGGTGCGATGGCGGCTTACGGCCTTACGCGCTTCCAGGTGCGGGCCGGCCCGCTCGGCAACCAGGACGTGCTGTTCTGGATCGTCTCACAACGGATGATGCCGCCCATAGTGACCGGCCTGGCGCTGTTCCTGATGCTGCGCGTGGTGGGCCTGACGGATACCCGGGCGGGCATGGTGCTGGTCTACACCGCCTTCAACCTGCCGCTGGCGGTCTGGCTGATGCACAACTTCTTCAAGCAGATTCCGCCCTCGCTGGAGGAAGCCGCGCTCACGGACGGTGCCTCCCGCGCTCAGATCCTCTGGCGCATCGTCCTGCCGGTCTCGACGCCCGGGTTGGTGGCCACCTTTCTGTTCTGCCTGGTGTTTGCCTGGAACGAGTTCCTGCTCGCCCTGATCCTGACGTTCAGCGAAGCGCGCACGATGCCCATCCTGATCGCGTCCCAGCACACTCAGCGCGCCATAGAGTGGTGGTCGCTCTCGGCGATGTCGCTGATCACGATTCTTCCGGTTGTCCTGATCACTATTGGGCTGCAGCGGTACCTGGTGACCAACGTCCTGGGAGGCTTCGGACGATGA
- the xylB gene encoding xylulokinase, whose product MRRLILAHDLGTTGNKATLFGEDGVLLASAFAGYETRYPAINWAEQDPADWWRAFCQSSRRLLEQAGVAPGEIGVVSFSGQMMGCLPVDARGRPLRPSIIWADQRAEGEAQLLRERVGEEAVYRLTGHRISPAYSLEKILWVRDHEPEIFRQTHKVLHAKDYLICRLTGDFVTDYSDASGMNAFDLHSRTWAHQILDAVGVSAEILPALRSSIDVVGEVRPEAAAEAGLSPGTPVVAGGGDGPCAAVGAGVVRQGTAYNYVGSSSWIALASPAPVEDPERRTFNFHHLDPRMIMPTGTMQTAGGSYQWFRNQLGGLEAQEARERGVDPYEILDREAEAIPPGAGNLIYLPYLMGERAPHWNPRARGAFIGLTMTHTRAHMTRAVLEGVAFNLRIILDAFQRQGAGIEQMRLIGGGARGRLWRQIIADVYGVPVLRPRYLEEATSLGAAVAGGIGVGLIKDFSAAEQLVEIVEEQSPDPAAGGRYADLYPVFCDAYTALVPIFERLAQAG is encoded by the coding sequence ATGAGGCGGCTGATTCTTGCCCACGACCTGGGGACGACGGGCAACAAGGCGACGCTGTTTGGGGAAGACGGCGTGCTGCTGGCGAGCGCGTTCGCCGGGTACGAGACACGCTACCCTGCCATCAACTGGGCCGAGCAGGACCCCGCGGACTGGTGGAGGGCGTTCTGCCAGTCATCCCGCCGGTTGCTGGAGCAGGCCGGCGTTGCCCCGGGTGAAATCGGCGTTGTCAGCTTCAGCGGCCAGATGATGGGCTGCCTGCCGGTGGACGCCCGCGGGCGTCCGCTGCGGCCCTCGATCATCTGGGCGGACCAGCGCGCGGAGGGAGAGGCCCAGTTGCTCCGCGAGCGGGTCGGCGAGGAGGCGGTCTACCGTCTGACCGGCCACCGCATCAGCCCCGCGTACTCCCTGGAGAAGATCCTGTGGGTAAGGGATCATGAGCCCGAGATCTTCAGGCAGACCCACAAGGTGCTGCATGCGAAGGACTACCTGATCTGTCGGCTCACTGGCGATTTCGTTACCGACTACTCGGATGCGTCGGGCATGAACGCCTTCGACCTGCACTCCAGGACTTGGGCGCACCAGATCCTCGACGCGGTGGGCGTGTCCGCAGAGATACTCCCGGCACTGCGCTCCTCGATTGACGTGGTGGGAGAGGTGCGGCCAGAGGCCGCGGCAGAGGCCGGGCTCTCGCCGGGCACGCCCGTGGTGGCCGGCGGCGGAGACGGTCCGTGCGCCGCGGTGGGCGCGGGCGTGGTTCGCCAGGGCACCGCTTACAACTACGTCGGCTCATCCTCGTGGATCGCGCTGGCATCTCCCGCTCCCGTAGAGGATCCCGAACGGCGCACGTTTAACTTCCACCACCTGGACCCTAGGATGATTATGCCCACCGGCACCATGCAGACCGCGGGCGGCTCCTACCAGTGGTTCAGGAACCAGCTCGGCGGGCTTGAGGCCCAGGAGGCACGAGAGCGCGGGGTTGATCCCTACGAGATCCTCGACCGCGAGGCAGAGGCGATCCCTCCGGGCGCGGGGAACCTGATCTATCTTCCCTACCTGATGGGCGAACGCGCTCCCCACTGGAACCCCCGCGCAAGGGGCGCCTTCATCGGCCTGACGATGACACACACGCGGGCGCACATGACGCGGGCAGTCCTGGAAGGTGTGGCCTTCAACCTGCGCATCATCCTGGACGCCTTCCAGCGGCAGGGCGCCGGGATCGAGCAGATGCGGTTGATAGGTGGAGGCGCACGGGGACGATTGTGGCGGCAGATCATCGCCGACGTGTACGGCGTGCCCGTGCTGCGTCCGCGCTACCTGGAAGAGGCCACCTCGCTGGGAGCAGCGGTGGCAGGCGGGATCGGGGTTGGGCTGATCAAGGACTTCAGCGCTGCCGAGCAACTGGTCGAGATCGTCGAGGAGCAGTCTCCTGATCCGGCCGCCGGCGGGCGCTATGCCGATCTCTACCCGGTCTTCTGCGACGCCTACACGGCGCTGGTCCCGATCTTCGAGCGCCTGGCGCAGGCGGGCTAG
- a CDS encoding DegT/DnrJ/EryC1/StrS family aminotransferase, producing MPISTRSSATPTRRWSRSSSAWRRRARQNVLRIPSEDLTRQYAEIATEIRAALDEVLPTGRYVLGPMVEAFEQEWAAYCGTQFSLGISNGTEALHLALLAAGIGPGDEVIVPANTYAATAFATSYTGAVPVFADVDPATYNVTAGTVEEALTPRTRAVVAVHMYGQPVEMDLMVALERRHGLVVIEDAAHSHGARYRGRRTGSLGEIGCFSFYPAKVLGCYGDGGAITTDREDYFEEIRALRYMGQRTKHRHEVVGHQQRLDALQAAILRVKLRHLDAWIARRQRWAALYSELLAGLPVVPPCVTPGNTHVYYMYTIRAQRRDALMEYLAGRGIGTQIIYPTLVPFQPAYGSLGYRPGQFPAAEAACGEVLCLPIFPELTEEEVRAVADAVRAFYAG from the coding sequence ATGCCGATCTCTACCCGGTCTTCTGCGACGCCTACACGGCGCTGGTCCCGATCTTCGAGCGCCTGGCGCAGGCGGGCTAGGCAGAACGTGCTGCGAATCCCATCCGAGGACCTCACCCGCCAGTATGCGGAGATCGCCACCGAAATCCGTGCGGCCCTGGACGAGGTCCTTCCCACCGGGCGCTATGTGCTCGGGCCCATGGTCGAGGCCTTCGAGCAGGAGTGGGCCGCCTACTGCGGGACGCAGTTCAGTCTTGGAATCAGCAATGGCACCGAGGCGCTGCACCTGGCCCTCCTTGCCGCCGGCATTGGGCCCGGCGATGAGGTGATCGTCCCGGCCAACACCTACGCTGCGACGGCGTTCGCGACATCGTACACGGGCGCGGTTCCGGTGTTCGCAGACGTTGACCCGGCCACATACAACGTCACCGCTGGTACCGTCGAGGAGGCCCTGACCCCGCGCACCAGGGCGGTTGTTGCCGTGCACATGTACGGTCAGCCGGTCGAGATGGATCTGATGGTCGCCCTGGAGCGGAGGCATGGTCTCGTAGTGATCGAAGACGCGGCTCACAGCCACGGTGCCCGGTACCGCGGCCGCCGCACCGGATCGCTGGGCGAGATCGGGTGCTTCAGCTTCTACCCCGCGAAGGTCCTGGGATGCTACGGCGACGGCGGGGCCATTACGACTGACCGGGAGGACTACTTCGAGGAGATCCGCGCTCTGCGCTACATGGGCCAGCGGACCAAGCACAGGCACGAGGTCGTCGGGCACCAGCAACGACTGGACGCACTCCAGGCGGCGATCCTGCGCGTGAAGCTCCGTCACCTGGACGCCTGGATCGCGCGGCGTCAGCGCTGGGCCGCGCTCTACTCCGAGCTCCTGGCCGGCCTACCGGTAGTGCCCCCCTGCGTCACTCCCGGCAACACGCACGTCTACTACATGTACACCATCCGCGCACAGCGGCGCGACGCCCTGATGGAATACCTGGCCGGGCGCGGCATCGGTACGCAGATCATCTATCCGACGCTGGTTCCCTTCCAGCCGGCATACGGGTCCCTGGGCTACAGGCCCGGCCAGTTCCCGGCAGCCGAGGCGGCCTGCGGCGAGGTCCTCTGCCTCCCGATCTTCCCGGAGCTGACCGAGGAAGAGGTGCGCGCCGTTGCGGATGCCGTCAGGGCATTCTACGCCGGATAG
- a CDS encoding DUF1177 domain-containing protein produces the protein MAWSQTLEAFDLLDSARASGERVAEALRSRGAECQVVQVTGEKGSTDFVRVAFPGTRGRSTGGDARTLGIIGRLGGIGARPDRIGLVSDADGAITAVACALKLAEMRREGDPLPGDVIVATHICPRAVIMQIAPVAMMNSPVDIATMNAHEVDPSMEAILSVDTTRGNRVINHKGIAITLPVKEGYILRAGECLLDIYQWVTGLAPVIVPLATQDITPYGTGLRHINSIVQPSTATAAPVVGLALTAEVPVPGAASGASQAADIETAVRFCLEVAKAYGEGICEFYDRKEFDELLMRYGPMRRLQTPGQEAPA, from the coding sequence ATGGCATGGAGTCAGACCCTGGAAGCATTCGATCTCCTTGACTCCGCGCGGGCCAGCGGTGAGCGCGTGGCCGAGGCGCTCCGTAGCCGCGGCGCGGAGTGTCAGGTGGTTCAGGTAACCGGCGAGAAGGGCTCCACCGATTTCGTCCGCGTTGCCTTCCCGGGAACCAGGGGACGCAGCACAGGTGGGGACGCCAGAACGCTGGGCATCATTGGCAGGCTCGGCGGCATAGGCGCCCGCCCAGACCGGATCGGCCTCGTTTCGGACGCCGACGGCGCCATAACCGCGGTCGCGTGCGCGCTCAAGCTGGCGGAGATGCGCCGCGAGGGAGACCCATTGCCCGGGGACGTCATCGTCGCCACCCACATCTGTCCGCGCGCTGTGATAATGCAGATCGCGCCGGTGGCGATGATGAACTCGCCCGTGGACATCGCGACAATGAACGCCCACGAGGTGGATCCCTCCATGGAGGCGATCCTATCCGTTGACACGACGCGGGGCAACCGGGTCATCAACCACAAGGGCATCGCCATCACGCTGCCGGTCAAGGAGGGGTACATCCTGCGGGCCGGCGAATGCCTGCTCGACATCTACCAGTGGGTGACCGGCCTGGCGCCGGTGATCGTGCCGCTGGCCACCCAGGACATCACGCCCTATGGCACCGGGCTCCGGCACATCAACAGCATCGTCCAGCCCTCGACCGCGACGGCTGCGCCGGTGGTGGGACTAGCCCTCACTGCCGAGGTGCCCGTTCCCGGCGCGGCATCGGGCGCCAGCCAGGCCGCCGACATCGAGACCGCGGTGCGGTTCTGCCTGGAGGTCGCCAAGGCCTACGGCGAAGGCATTTGCGAGTTCTACGACCGCAAGGAGTTCGACGAGTTGCTCATGCGGTACGGACCGATGCGCCGCCTCCAGACGCCGGGCCAGGAGGCCCCGGCTTGA